A genomic region of Christiangramia sp. OXR-203 contains the following coding sequences:
- a CDS encoding nitroreductase family protein, producing MEGKLERKIVEVNGFPHIPFYSEEFTEAEMLLRARKFYSELSERRSVRHFSDRPVAKEVIEQLILSAGTAPSGAHKQPWKFCAISSEEIKRKIRIAAEEEEQANYSSRMSEQWLKDLAPLGTDTNKEFLEIAPWIIVVFKEAYEIGLEEEKLTNYYVNESVGIACGMLISAIHNAGLVTLTHTPSPMNFLLNILKRPKNERPFLLLPVGYAAKNALVPDIERKTLSQITEFYE from the coding sequence ATGGAAGGAAAATTAGAAAGGAAAATAGTTGAGGTAAACGGATTCCCGCACATTCCCTTTTATTCCGAAGAGTTTACCGAGGCCGAAATGCTGTTAAGAGCCAGGAAGTTTTATTCAGAACTTTCTGAGCGTAGATCTGTCAGGCATTTTTCAGATCGACCGGTAGCGAAAGAAGTTATTGAGCAATTGATTCTTTCTGCTGGAACGGCTCCTTCAGGTGCACATAAGCAGCCCTGGAAATTTTGCGCAATCTCTTCCGAAGAAATCAAACGGAAAATTAGAATCGCTGCAGAAGAGGAAGAGCAGGCAAATTATAGTAGCAGAATGAGCGAACAATGGCTGAAGGATCTGGCGCCTCTTGGAACCGATACCAATAAGGAGTTTCTGGAGATCGCCCCCTGGATCATAGTAGTTTTTAAGGAAGCTTATGAAATTGGATTAGAGGAAGAGAAACTAACAAATTACTATGTAAATGAGTCGGTTGGGATTGCTTGCGGAATGCTAATTTCTGCGATTCATAATGCCGGACTTGTCACTTTGACGCACACTCCGAGTCCTATGAACTTTCTCTTAAACATTCTCAAGCGACCAAAGAATGAAAGACCTTTTTTATTATTGCCGGTAGGTTATGCTGCGAAAAATGCGCTGGTACCGGATATTGAGCGAAAAACGCTATCACAGATCACAGAGTTTTACGAATAA
- a CDS encoding aldo/keto reductase: MSREVLKQKFGLGGVAIGNGFKVLSDKEAEQTLEGAWNAGVRYYDTSPWYGLGLSERRFGHFLHNKKREDYILTTKAGRLLKANGNKPETMWNEPAPFDYEYDYSAEAVRRSVEDSLQRLGVESIDYVFIHDLSPDHNDEYKDGTTWLDHFEVARTGAMPELTRMREEGIIKGWGLGVNTIEPIVKTLEETDADPDLFLSAIQYSMIDHKKSLDELFPVIEKHDVGLISAAPFSAGLLSGQKRYNYGGEMPDDKVKQLNGMKEVAKKYDVDLSKASIQFSYATKVVNTVLAGASKPEQVEENMKAFDAKIPSGFWQELKERNLIDNRCETPE, encoded by the coding sequence ATGAGTAGAGAAGTTTTAAAACAGAAGTTTGGACTAGGTGGTGTAGCCATTGGAAACGGTTTCAAAGTACTTAGCGATAAAGAAGCAGAACAAACCCTTGAAGGTGCATGGAATGCAGGTGTACGTTATTACGACACCTCTCCCTGGTATGGATTGGGATTAAGTGAAAGAAGGTTTGGACATTTTCTGCATAACAAAAAACGTGAGGATTATATCCTAACGACCAAAGCAGGTAGATTACTAAAGGCTAATGGCAATAAGCCGGAAACAATGTGGAACGAACCTGCTCCATTCGATTATGAATATGACTATTCGGCGGAAGCTGTGAGAAGATCTGTAGAAGATAGTTTACAAAGACTGGGAGTTGAAAGCATAGATTATGTATTTATCCATGATCTTTCACCAGATCATAACGATGAATATAAAGATGGTACAACCTGGCTGGATCATTTTGAAGTAGCTAGAACTGGTGCGATGCCGGAACTTACCAGAATGCGTGAAGAAGGAATTATCAAAGGTTGGGGCCTTGGAGTAAATACCATAGAACCTATTGTAAAGACCCTGGAAGAGACAGATGCAGACCCTGATCTGTTCCTTTCTGCTATTCAATACTCCATGATCGATCATAAAAAATCACTGGATGAGTTATTTCCGGTGATCGAAAAACACGATGTGGGACTTATTTCCGCAGCACCATTTAGTGCTGGTCTTTTATCAGGACAGAAGCGCTATAACTATGGTGGAGAAATGCCAGATGATAAAGTAAAGCAGTTAAACGGAATGAAAGAGGTTGCAAAGAAATATGACGTGGATCTAAGTAAGGCTTCCATACAATTCTCCTACGCAACTAAAGTAGTAAATACGGTGCTGGCAGGTGCCAGTAAGCCGGAACAGGTAGAAGAAAACATGAAAGCATTTGATGCGAAGATCCCATCAGGTTTCTGGCAGGAACTTAAAGAAAGGAACCTCATCGATAATAGATGCGAAACTCCAGAATAG